One window of Bacillota bacterium genomic DNA carries:
- a CDS encoding DegT/DnrJ/EryC1/StrS family aminotransferase, translating to MAEIKVPFYGHVRQYLNIKSEIDAKMQEVLMSGQYVQGPMLKKFEAELAAYAGSKYAIGVGNGTDALWLTFMALGLGPGDELITNANTFFATAEAMWIAGCTAVLVDCDENTRCISPDAIRKAITKRTKAIVPVHLYGQCAPMDEIRKIADEYGLFVVEDNAQAIDAAGDTFKIGELSDAVCTSFITQKNLGTFGDGGAIWTNHQYINDRVRKLRNHGSSQRDHHSFGFNSRLDDLHAGILSAKLKHITEWSNMRIAIAKKYDEGLKDCDFITLPYRRPGYRHVYHLYVIETKDAADRDRLLKYLIDNGVDAKTHYSIPIHKQEGFPWGKDARLSGPLTNAEKNAASCISLPMFPELTDEEIKYTIDVLKAWKK from the coding sequence ATGGCAGAAATCAAGGTTCCGTTTTACGGACATGTAAGACAGTATCTAAACATCAAAAGTGAAATCGATGCGAAAATGCAGGAAGTACTTATGAGTGGACAGTATGTACAGGGACCCATGCTCAAGAAGTTTGAGGCTGAGCTGGCAGCTTATGCCGGTTCGAAGTACGCTATCGGAGTCGGCAATGGTACCGACGCTCTCTGGTTAACATTTATGGCTTTAGGCTTAGGCCCAGGTGATGAGTTGATCACCAATGCCAATACCTTCTTTGCTACGGCAGAAGCAATGTGGATCGCCGGCTGCACTGCAGTGCTGGTCGACTGTGACGAGAATACACGCTGTATAAGCCCGGATGCAATACGTAAAGCCATCACAAAGCGTACAAAGGCCATCGTACCGGTACATCTGTACGGACAGTGCGCTCCAATGGATGAGATCCGTAAAATAGCCGATGAGTACGGTCTCTTCGTAGTTGAAGATAATGCACAGGCAATAGACGCTGCCGGTGACACCTTCAAGATAGGTGAACTCTCCGATGCAGTATGCACCAGCTTCATCACACAGAAAAATCTCGGTACCTTCGGCGACGGAGGCGCTATCTGGACCAATCACCAATACATCAATGACAGGGTACGCAAGTTGCGCAACCACGGTTCCAGCCAGCGCGACCATCACAGCTTCGGCTTCAACAGCCGCCTGGACGACCTGCATGCGGGTATCTTGAGCGCCAAACTCAAACATATAACCGAGTGGAGTAATATGCGTATCGCCATTGCCAAAAAGTATGATGAAGGATTGAAGGACTGCGATTTCATAACTTTACCTTATAGGCGTCCCGGCTACCGCCATGTATATCACCTGTATGTAATAGAAACCAAGGATGCCGCTGACCGTGACAGGCTTTTGAAATACCTTATTGATAACGGGGTCGATGCCAAGACCCATTATTCCATTCCAATACATAAACAGGAAGGCTTCCCGTGGGGTAAGGATGCACGCCTCTCCGGCCCGCTGACCAACGCCGAGAAGAATGCAGCCTCCTGCATATCCCTGCCTATGTTCCCTGAGCTGACAGATGAAGAAATCAAGTATACTATCGATGTTTTAAAAGCATGGAAGAAATAG
- a CDS encoding Gfo/Idh/MocA family oxidoreductase encodes MCAKKYSVAVLGAGKRGKMHAKLFHQNERFELVGLCDIDTARLDAAAAECGNPALYTDVNKMLSETKPDIFCFCTPPAIRKSLFQLGIDYKVKLIAYEKPMATNFNEAMEMTEMARAAGIKTVISHQQKYGDHYQAVKKIVDSGKLGRIQSIYGHVWGWYLHMVTHVMDYLRFYNNNAEAEWVIGQIHGRGKLSDNHPSPEYAGGFIQFSNGVRGIVEIGALSPDVPESEYPWHKGRFCVQGTKGFAEVIIGAGWRACTEDGYQEGPGCFNYEIDGARYVQDIALWLDGEIEHPCNGEDTFKGFQIAMGLLRSAVERKLIKLPLGPGENEIDAIKRVIPE; translated from the coding sequence ATGTGCGCGAAAAAATATTCTGTTGCCGTGCTGGGTGCGGGTAAAAGAGGAAAAATGCATGCAAAGCTTTTCCATCAGAATGAAAGGTTCGAGCTGGTGGGTCTTTGCGATATCGATACAGCCAGGCTGGATGCCGCTGCGGCGGAATGTGGGAACCCGGCACTTTACACCGATGTGAACAAAATGCTATCGGAAACAAAGCCGGACATATTCTGTTTCTGTACGCCGCCGGCAATACGCAAGAGCCTGTTCCAACTCGGAATCGACTATAAGGTCAAATTGATTGCATATGAAAAGCCGATGGCCACCAATTTCAATGAAGCCATGGAAATGACCGAAATGGCAAGGGCTGCCGGAATAAAGACTGTTATAAGCCATCAGCAAAAATACGGGGACCATTACCAGGCTGTCAAAAAGATTGTCGACAGCGGCAAGCTGGGCAGAATCCAGAGCATTTACGGGCATGTGTGGGGCTGGTACCTCCATATGGTTACCCATGTAATGGATTATTTGAGGTTCTACAACAACAATGCTGAAGCCGAATGGGTAATAGGCCAGATTCATGGCCGTGGAAAGCTGAGTGATAACCATCCGTCACCCGAATACGCAGGCGGTTTTATCCAGTTTTCGAACGGAGTTCGTGGTATAGTGGAGATCGGAGCGCTTTCGCCCGATGTTCCTGAAAGCGAATACCCCTGGCACAAGGGACGCTTTTGCGTACAGGGCACGAAAGGCTTTGCGGAGGTCATCATAGGCGCAGGCTGGAGAGCCTGTACGGAAGACGGCTACCAGGAGGGTCCGGGCTGCTTCAACTATGAAATTGACGGGGCACGTTATGTACAGGATATAGCATTGTGGCTTGACGGTGAAATTGAACACCCCTGTAACGGAGAGGATACCTTCAAAGGCTTCCAGATTGCAATGGGCCTGCTGCGGTCTGCAGTCGAGAGAAAGCTCATCAAGCTTCCCCTGGGACCGGGTGAAAATGAAATAGATGCAATAAAGCGCGTAATACCTGAATAA
- a CDS encoding SIS domain-containing protein, translating into MVQMWNEIWEQPLALERCLEKNMGVIKEITDAIGKQGISQVVIAARGTSDHAAVYGKYVIELMTQKPVALAASSVFTIYRKSLDLKNSLVIGISQSGRAADVLEVIRGANSSGAITVGITNYSDSPIASECRFHLNCEAGVERSVAATKTFTTQIFLLAQLAAEWGGNRELKQELVQLPERLSHVFEVSRVIEDSVARYRFMNECFVLARGINYAVSLEAALKIQETTYVRAKAFATSDFQHGPIAMLERDIPVMIFAPDGPSLGDVTEMIQKLKQNQIETIIVSNNKNVLELGTCAFRIPETDNDMISPFFNVVVAQMFACQLALVKGLNPDSPRGLSKVTITK; encoded by the coding sequence ATGGTACAAATGTGGAATGAAATCTGGGAGCAACCTTTGGCATTGGAAAGGTGCCTTGAAAAAAACATGGGAGTTATAAAGGAAATTACCGATGCTATCGGTAAACAGGGTATTAGCCAGGTTGTCATAGCGGCCAGGGGAACTTCAGACCATGCAGCTGTATACGGGAAATACGTCATAGAACTCATGACACAAAAACCGGTGGCATTGGCCGCATCCTCGGTTTTTACGATATACAGGAAGAGCCTTGATTTGAAGAATAGCCTGGTGATAGGCATTTCCCAGTCAGGCAGGGCTGCGGATGTACTTGAAGTGATAAGGGGTGCAAATAGTTCGGGAGCAATAACGGTGGGTATAACAAATTACAGCGACTCCCCAATTGCCTCGGAATGCAGATTTCATTTGAATTGCGAGGCCGGAGTGGAAAGAAGCGTTGCCGCCACAAAAACCTTTACAACACAGATATTCCTGCTGGCGCAGCTGGCTGCAGAGTGGGGCGGGAACCGGGAGCTGAAGCAGGAGCTTGTACAATTGCCGGAAAGGCTTTCACACGTATTCGAGGTATCAAGAGTAATTGAGGATAGTGTTGCAAGGTATCGCTTTATGAATGAATGCTTCGTATTGGCAAGGGGTATCAATTATGCCGTTTCTCTGGAGGCTGCCCTGAAGATACAGGAAACTACATATGTCAGGGCAAAGGCCTTTGCCACTTCAGATTTCCAGCATGGACCCATTGCCATGCTCGAAAGGGATATACCGGTTATGATATTTGCACCGGACGGCCCGTCGCTGGGTGATGTGACCGAAATGATACAAAAGCTAAAACAGAACCAGATTGAAACTATTATAGTTTCAAACAATAAAAATGTGCTTGAGTTGGGAACCTGTGCTTTTAGAATTCCCGAGACCGATAACGATATGATATCCCCGTTTTTCAACGTAGTTGTCGCGCAGATGTTCGCATGCCAGCTGGCTCTTGTAAAGGGCCTGAACCCGGACAGCCCGCGTGGATTAAGTAAAGTTACAATAACAAAGTAA
- a CDS encoding ROK family protein yields MKSSNIQIKPKMIPILDKDFRPASLENRAFLKAVEESGEGVPLAIALERGDGLISTYRTKVFSEDSAYAGLNMFYVERLVKTLLWIRGGWKIIIGGPGSVGDYIRKAYSAGGIREFDSRFMSRVYEKPFTVEVTEYDRVPESKEDAKPVGRHLKGCRIGFDAGGSDRKVSAVIDGEAVFSEEVIWHPKLHSDPDYHYNEILAAMKSAAAHMPRVDAIGVSSAGIYINNRVMVASLFIKVPEDLFEKKVKDIYINISKEMGGVPIEVANDGDVTALAGAMELNDTNVLGIAMGTSEAGGYVDSNGNITGWLNELAFVPVDYNPGSMVDEWSGDYGCGVKYFSQDAVIKLAPAAGILLDSKLSPAEKLKSVQELLAKGDNRAVKIFETIGCYLGYAIAHYADFYDLKHLLILGRVTSGEGGNIILRVAREVLKEEFPELEEKIKIHLPDESSRRVGQSIAAASLPEII; encoded by the coding sequence ATGAAATCTTCAAATATTCAAATCAAACCTAAAATGATACCTATATTGGACAAGGATTTCCGTCCTGCTTCCCTGGAAAACCGCGCTTTTCTTAAAGCTGTTGAAGAGTCGGGTGAAGGCGTTCCACTTGCAATTGCCCTTGAGCGTGGGGATGGATTGATTTCCACCTACCGGACAAAGGTATTTTCGGAGGATTCCGCATATGCCGGGTTGAATATGTTTTATGTGGAACGCCTTGTAAAAACACTTTTATGGATACGCGGAGGATGGAAGATTATTATTGGAGGCCCCGGGAGTGTCGGAGATTACATCAGGAAGGCATATTCTGCCGGAGGAATAAGGGAATTTGACTCCAGGTTCATGAGCAGGGTATATGAAAAGCCTTTTACAGTAGAAGTTACGGAATATGACAGGGTACCTGAGTCGAAGGAGGATGCGAAGCCGGTAGGGCGCCACCTGAAAGGATGCCGCATAGGTTTTGATGCGGGGGGAAGCGATAGGAAGGTGTCCGCGGTAATCGACGGAGAAGCTGTTTTCAGTGAAGAGGTCATCTGGCACCCGAAACTTCACAGCGATCCGGATTATCACTACAACGAAATTCTAGCCGCCATGAAGTCTGCAGCAGCGCACATGCCGCGCGTGGATGCCATCGGGGTAAGTTCCGCCGGTATTTACATAAACAATAGAGTGATGGTGGCATCCCTGTTTATAAAGGTTCCTGAGGATCTGTTTGAAAAGAAGGTAAAGGACATTTACATCAATATAAGCAAAGAGATGGGTGGTGTTCCAATTGAAGTCGCCAATGATGGTGACGTGACAGCCCTTGCCGGGGCCATGGAGCTTAATGATACTAATGTGTTAGGCATAGCCATGGGTACAAGCGAAGCTGGAGGATACGTGGATTCGAACGGAAATATTACCGGCTGGCTGAATGAACTGGCTTTCGTTCCGGTGGATTATAATCCTGGCTCCATGGTGGACGAATGGTCGGGAGATTACGGATGCGGAGTGAAATATTTTTCACAGGATGCCGTAATCAAGCTGGCGCCTGCTGCAGGCATACTGCTTGACAGCAAGCTCTCTCCTGCCGAAAAGCTGAAAAGCGTCCAGGAGCTACTGGCAAAAGGCGATAATAGGGCAGTGAAAATATTTGAAACCATAGGGTGCTACCTGGGTTATGCCATAGCGCATTATGCCGATTTTTACGATCTTAAGCACCTTCTCATACTCGGACGTGTCACATCGGGCGAGGGAGGAAACATAATCCTCAGGGTTGCCCGTGAAGTGTTGAAGGAGGAGTTCCCGGAGCTGGAAGAAAAAATTAAAATACACCTGCCGGACGAATCAAGCCGGAGAGTAGGCCAGTCAATAGCTGCAGCCAGTCTGCCGGAAATAATTTAG
- a CDS encoding PIG-L family deacetylase yields MKFRNEGAEVFIPDNRPVDEAMRRTTHMAISAHQDDIEIMAYDGILKCFGRDDRWFLAVVVTNGAGSPRDDLYASYTDEQMRKIRKHEQKKAAFVGEYSAAVLLDYASSAVKDPNNRDVVDEIKELVLAAKPEVIYTHNLADKHDTHVGVAVKVVKALRELPEDVLPEKLYGCEVWRNLDWVNDEEKVAFDVSAHSNIAAAIVGVFDSQICGGKRYDLATAGRRLANATYAASHGVDTASALIYGMDLTPLIKDKSLDVCEYVLGYVERFKNDVRQRVEKCI; encoded by the coding sequence ATGAAGTTCAGAAACGAGGGAGCGGAAGTTTTCATACCGGATAACAGGCCTGTGGATGAAGCCATGAGGAGGACCACTCATATGGCCATTTCCGCCCATCAGGACGATATAGAGATCATGGCCTATGATGGAATTCTAAAGTGCTTTGGAAGGGACGACCGGTGGTTCCTTGCCGTTGTTGTCACCAACGGAGCGGGAAGCCCGAGGGACGATCTGTATGCTTCCTATACCGATGAACAGATGCGCAAGATAAGAAAGCATGAACAAAAAAAGGCTGCTTTTGTCGGAGAGTATTCCGCCGCGGTTTTGCTGGATTATGCCAGTTCAGCAGTAAAAGATCCCAATAACCGCGATGTTGTAGATGAAATAAAGGAACTGGTTTTGGCTGCAAAGCCTGAAGTGATCTATACGCATAACCTGGCTGACAAACACGATACGCATGTAGGAGTGGCAGTCAAAGTGGTAAAGGCTCTGAGGGAGCTTCCCGAAGATGTCCTTCCTGAGAAGCTGTATGGCTGCGAAGTATGGAGAAATCTGGACTGGGTCAATGATGAGGAAAAAGTTGCGTTTGACGTCTCCGCCCATTCCAATATAGCGGCTGCCATCGTCGGGGTTTTCGACTCCCAGATATGCGGCGGCAAGAGATACGACCTTGCGACTGCCGGCAGAAGGCTTGCCAATGCCACCTATGCCGCGTCGCACGGGGTGGATACGGCTTCAGCCCTTATTTATGGCATGGACCTGACTCCGTTGATCAAGGATAAAAGCCTCGACGTATGTGAGTATGTGCTTGGTTATGTAGAAAGGTTCAAAAATGATGTAAGGCAAAGAGTCGAAAAGTGCATTTGA
- a CDS encoding N-acetylmuramoyl-L-alanine amidase: protein MIVILRKNSVALVCLIFTLLLAIYSLNINVDDNLAYNHKGAEMPEDNNIAVMKEGSGQKTVILDPGHGGEDPGAVSDYSGMKEKDLNLKIAFKVKEMLEKENYKVIMTRTEDILEYEEGTTGIYEKRKQDLMRRKKIMDESGADIVVSIHLNKFPETQYYGAQVFYHPDSNDSLRLANCIQKALKEHADPTNKRVAMVKEPPKGQKPIIILRDIKTTTVIVECGFLSNPDEERKLRTEEYQIKIAEAIKKGIVDYFKGTN from the coding sequence ATGATAGTAATACTGAGAAAGAACAGTGTTGCATTGGTATGCCTTATTTTTACACTATTGTTGGCAATATATAGCTTGAATATTAATGTTGACGATAACCTGGCTTACAACCACAAGGGCGCTGAAATGCCGGAAGACAACAATATTGCAGTAATGAAGGAAGGCAGCGGACAAAAAACTGTAATTCTTGATCCCGGACATGGCGGTGAGGACCCTGGAGCAGTAAGTGACTACAGTGGTATGAAGGAAAAGGATCTGAACCTTAAAATTGCTTTTAAGGTCAAGGAAATGTTAGAGAAGGAAAATTACAAAGTTATTATGACCAGGACAGAAGATATACTCGAATATGAGGAAGGTACCACGGGTATTTACGAAAAAAGAAAACAGGATTTAATGAGAAGAAAAAAGATAATGGATGAAAGCGGGGCGGATATTGTTGTAAGTATACATTTAAATAAGTTTCCCGAGACACAGTATTATGGTGCTCAAGTGTTTTATCATCCTGACTCAAATGATAGTCTAAGGCTTGCAAATTGCATACAGAAAGCCCTCAAAGAACATGCTGATCCTACAAATAAAAGGGTGGCAATGGTAAAGGAGCCGCCAAAGGGGCAAAAACCAATAATAATTCTAAGGGACATCAAAACAACAACAGTAATAGTAGAATGCGGTTTTTTATCAAACCCTGATGAAGAAAGAAAACTCAGGACTGAAGAATACCAGATTAAAATTGCAGAAGCCATTAAAAAAGGTATAGTTGACTATTTTAAGGGGACAAATTAG
- a CDS encoding redox-sensing transcriptional repressor Rex encodes MGLNKKISIAVIRRLPRYYRYLSDLLRMDITRISSKELSERMGITASQIRQDLNCFGGFGQQGYGYNVESLYREIGNILGVNNNYQTIIIGAGNMGQALANYENFEKRGFKLIGIFDINMQIIGKKIRNVEIMHMNELDNFVKNNRVDIAILTVPYQNIPEVAEKVASLGIKGLWNFSAMDLKLPYDDIIIENVHLSDSLMVLGYKLNERRKAEEAKKNMPDESKKNK; translated from the coding sequence ATGGGTTTAAACAAAAAAATATCAATTGCAGTGATAAGACGTTTGCCCAGGTATTACAGGTATTTATCCGATTTATTAAGAATGGATATAACTCGAATATCTTCGAAGGAATTGAGCGAGAGAATGGGGATAACTGCATCGCAAATCCGGCAGGATTTGAATTGTTTTGGCGGGTTTGGACAACAGGGGTACGGATATAATGTGGAATCCTTATACAGAGAAATTGGAAATATCCTGGGAGTGAATAACAATTATCAAACAATTATAATTGGCGCAGGTAATATGGGCCAGGCATTAGCCAACTATGAGAATTTTGAAAAACGGGGATTTAAACTGATAGGAATCTTTGACATTAACATGCAAATAATCGGGAAAAAAATAAGAAATGTAGAAATTATGCACATGAATGAGTTGGATAATTTTGTAAAAAACAATCGGGTAGATATAGCAATACTTACCGTTCCATATCAGAATATTCCTGAAGTAGCAGAAAAAGTTGCCTCTCTTGGAATAAAAGGTCTCTGGAACTTTTCCGCAATGGACTTGAAACTGCCTTATGATGACATAATTATTGAGAATGTCCATTTAAGCGATAGCCTTATGGTTTTAGGATATAAGTTAAATGAGAGAAGAAAGGCTGAAGAAGCTAAGAAAAACATGCCTGATGAAAGCAAAAAGAACAAATGA
- a CDS encoding prephenate dehydrogenase: protein MMNKKFSIIGLGLIGGSLARAFCQRLNIQDITAVDKNTDSINQALKDGNISRGFTEVNEYVWNSDVIFICTPVKSTIEYIKKLYKKTKPRCIVTDVGSTKSEIISYINNLSDPPCFIGGHPMAGTEKTGYASSFSHLFENAYYVLTPSKSTSDESLSFMIELIKGIGGIPVVVDALVHDRATAGISHVPHIIASALVNLIKEIDFPDGKMQMLAAGGFKDITRIASSNPEMWQSIILSNKQQVEDILNVFISNLSNILQCIKEEREKEIYSFFESAKNYRNTFAEGKKGPISPVYQLTVDVVDKPGIIGEIATILGKNNINIKNINVSHSREFEQGCLIISLHDNESLNSAFNLLYAAGYKVYKRI from the coding sequence ATGATGAATAAAAAATTCTCCATAATTGGATTGGGATTAATAGGAGGGTCTCTTGCCAGGGCATTCTGCCAGCGTCTTAATATTCAAGACATTACAGCTGTTGACAAAAATACAGATTCCATAAACCAGGCGTTAAAAGACGGCAATATTTCCCGTGGGTTTACTGAAGTGAATGAGTACGTTTGGAATTCCGACGTCATCTTTATATGTACTCCTGTAAAGTCAACTATTGAATATATTAAAAAGCTTTATAAAAAAACAAAACCCAGGTGTATAGTTACAGATGTCGGAAGTACAAAGAGTGAGATTATAAGCTATATAAATAATCTTTCCGACCCTCCATGTTTTATTGGTGGACATCCCATGGCTGGTACAGAGAAAACCGGCTATGCTTCGAGTTTTTCTCATCTTTTTGAAAATGCCTATTATGTTTTAACTCCTTCTAAAAGTACCAGTGATGAATCTTTAAGTTTTATGATAGAGCTTATTAAAGGTATTGGAGGAATACCCGTAGTAGTTGATGCTCTGGTCCATGACAGGGCAACAGCAGGTATAAGCCATGTCCCCCATATTATAGCATCTGCTTTGGTAAATTTAATTAAAGAAATAGACTTTCCCGATGGAAAAATGCAAATGTTGGCCGCAGGAGGTTTTAAGGATATTACGAGAATTGCCTCTTCTAACCCTGAAATGTGGCAAAGTATTATTCTTAGTAATAAACAACAAGTAGAAGATATCCTTAATGTTTTTATAAGTAACTTGTCAAATATTTTACAATGTATTAAAGAAGAGCGGGAGAAAGAAATCTATAGTTTTTTTGAATCTGCAAAAAACTATAGGAACACTTTTGCCGAAGGGAAGAAGGGACCAATTAGCCCCGTTTACCAACTTACTGTTGATGTAGTTGATAAACCGGGTATAATTGGAGAAATTGCCACTATACTTGGGAAAAATAACATTAATATTAAAAACATCAACGTATCCCATAGCAGAGAGTTTGAGCAAGGATGCCTAATTATCTCCCTGCATGATAATGAAAGCTTGAATAGTGCATTTAATCTGCTATACGCTGCAGGTTATAAGGTATACAAACGCATATAG
- the aroF gene encoding 3-deoxy-7-phosphoheptulonate synthase, translating to MIIVMKPDSQDKDIQNISRILESLGLGVHISKGTERTIIGVIGDKRLLKDIPIDLMPGVEKLVPIVEPYKLASKTFHPEPSIIDINGVKIGSKELILMAGPCAVENRQQIMEAALAIKKSGAKFLRGGAFKPRTSPYAFQGLEEEGLKMLKEAKEATGLLIISEVTSERSLEIAEKYVDMVQIGARNAQNFQLLREIGRSKKPVLYKRGPSTTIEEWLNAAEYIMSEGNYNVVLCERGIRTFETATRNTLDISAVPVIKNLSHLPIIVDPSHAAGKSQYVKPLSKAAIAAGADGLIVEVHPNPMCALSDASQQLTPEDFDDLCKDIYKIAPIIGREFKYDKECEV from the coding sequence ATGATAATTGTAATGAAACCTGATTCCCAGGATAAGGATATACAGAATATATCCAGAATCCTTGAATCGCTTGGTCTGGGCGTTCATATTTCAAAAGGAACCGAGAGGACAATAATAGGTGTTATTGGAGATAAAAGACTATTGAAAGATATACCTATAGATCTAATGCCGGGAGTTGAAAAACTCGTTCCTATAGTTGAACCGTATAAGTTAGCCAGTAAAACATTCCATCCGGAACCAAGTATAATAGACATAAATGGTGTCAAAATTGGCAGTAAAGAGCTTATATTAATGGCCGGTCCCTGCGCTGTTGAAAATCGCCAACAGATAATGGAGGCTGCTTTAGCCATAAAAAAGTCAGGAGCAAAGTTTTTGAGGGGAGGGGCTTTTAAACCAAGGACTTCACCCTACGCTTTCCAAGGTCTTGAAGAAGAAGGTTTAAAAATGCTAAAAGAAGCTAAAGAGGCCACAGGCCTATTAATAATAAGTGAAGTGACTAGCGAAAGGTCTCTGGAAATTGCTGAAAAATATGTGGATATGGTACAAATAGGTGCAAGAAATGCCCAGAACTTCCAGCTTCTTAGAGAAATAGGCCGTTCAAAAAAACCTGTCCTCTACAAACGCGGTCCTTCAACAACTATTGAAGAATGGCTTAATGCTGCTGAATATATTATGAGTGAAGGTAACTATAATGTTGTACTGTGCGAAAGAGGAATAAGGACCTTTGAAACCGCCACAAGAAATACCCTTGATATAAGTGCAGTCCCGGTAATAAAAAATTTAAGCCATCTCCCCATAATAGTGGATCCCAGTCATGCAGCAGGTAAGTCGCAATACGTGAAACCCCTTTCCAAAGCTGCAATTGCAGCAGGTGCGGATGGACTTATAGTTGAAGTTCACCCCAATCCTATGTGTGCCTTATCCGACGCATCACAGCAACTTACCCCCGAAGATTTTGATGATTTGTGCAAGGATATATATAAAATTGCACCTATAATAGGAAGAGAATTTAAGTATGATAAGGAATGTGAAGTATAA